A stretch of Janibacter endophyticus DNA encodes these proteins:
- a CDS encoding ABC transporter ATP-binding protein — MTPSPVIETHDLVKTYGSTRALDGLDLTVTEGEVHGFLGPNGSGKSTTIRVLLGLARATSGTARLFGRDPWRDAVELHHRLAYVPGEVTLWPGLSGGQCIDVLGRAHGGLSDTRRAELIDRFDLDPTKRARDYSKGNRQKVSLVAALAADVDLLLLDEPTSGLDPLMEEVFQECVRERREQGVTVLLSSHILAEVEALADRVSIIRAGRAVTTGTLADLREHTSTHVHAVTDRPADLSGIPGVTELTTGDADGRSEIRCHADASAVPLVVSRLHEGGVRSLTMTPPSLDDLFLQQYRDEGVQP, encoded by the coding sequence CGACGGCCTGGACCTCACGGTCACCGAGGGCGAGGTCCACGGCTTCCTCGGCCCCAACGGCAGCGGCAAGTCCACGACCATCCGCGTCCTCCTCGGCCTGGCCCGGGCCACGAGCGGGACGGCCCGGCTCTTCGGACGGGACCCGTGGCGAGACGCCGTCGAGCTGCACCACCGCCTCGCATACGTCCCCGGCGAGGTCACCCTGTGGCCGGGCCTCTCGGGCGGGCAGTGCATCGACGTCCTCGGCCGGGCCCACGGCGGCCTGTCCGATACGCGTCGCGCCGAGCTCATCGACCGCTTTGACCTCGACCCCACCAAGCGTGCCCGCGACTACTCCAAGGGCAACCGGCAGAAGGTCTCCCTCGTGGCCGCGCTCGCCGCCGACGTCGATCTGCTCCTCCTCGACGAGCCGACCTCCGGCCTCGACCCGCTCATGGAGGAGGTCTTCCAGGAGTGTGTCCGCGAGCGGCGCGAGCAGGGCGTCACCGTCCTCCTGAGCAGCCATATCCTCGCCGAGGTCGAGGCGCTCGCTGACCGCGTGAGCATCATCCGCGCGGGTCGCGCCGTCACCACCGGCACCCTCGCCGACCTCCGCGAGCACACGAGCACCCACGTCCACGCGGTTACCGACCGCCCCGCCGACCTCAGCGGCATCCCCGGCGTCACCGAGCTCACGACCGGCGATGCCGACGGACGTTCTGAGATCCGTTGCCACGCAGATGCATCCGCGGTACCGCTCGTCGTCTCCCGCCTCCACGAGGGCGGAGTCCGCAGCCTGACGATGACCCCGCCGAGCCTGGACGACCTCTTCCTCCAGCAGTACCGGGACGAAGGGGTGCAGCCGTGA
- a CDS encoding ABC transporter permease: MTSFAGTGSMARVQWRTGWKGIVGWVVGLFAVLAMSAGSIAALYDTPEKLRGYAASVSGGAMAMLSGRVAGLETLGGVLANEFSFVIAFFVPIMALALVVRATRREEEAGRLELLLASRIGRLAPLAAALLVTLAALVGLGALTTATMIGLGADAGGAILYGAGVSALGAVHAGATAVLAQVFQNTRSVWASGLALVVVSYILRGIGAIQESWVIWTSPLGWLDEIRPFGDARAWPLILSAATAAALAALALALSARHDVGAALLRPRKAPARASTTLRSPFGLALYEHRGPILGWLLLSVVLMGVYGGLTKEVIAALEANPDLTDFIGSGGGEQILDRIEAMFVQMQAMLAAALVIQAVGSLRKEEDAGRLEMQLVEGRSRLAWLAVHVLVVTVGAVMTQLLGSLVLGWTTGAVLDEGGWVGKLLGAGVAQLPVVVFFIGLCVALLGLWPKGRPLAWVVFGLAAVIAWMGPGMDLPQRVIDASPFAAVGAVPAVEADVTAAVVLTVLGLALLVAGFVGFRRRDVPRG; this comes from the coding sequence GTGACCTCGTTCGCCGGGACCGGGTCGATGGCCCGGGTCCAGTGGCGCACGGGGTGGAAGGGGATCGTCGGCTGGGTCGTCGGGCTCTTCGCGGTCCTCGCGATGTCGGCCGGTTCGATCGCCGCGCTCTACGACACCCCGGAGAAGCTCCGCGGATACGCGGCCTCGGTCTCCGGGGGCGCGATGGCGATGCTCTCCGGCCGGGTCGCCGGGCTCGAGACCCTCGGCGGGGTCCTCGCGAACGAGTTCAGCTTCGTCATCGCCTTCTTCGTCCCGATCATGGCGCTCGCGCTCGTCGTCCGGGCCACCCGACGCGAGGAGGAGGCCGGCCGTCTCGAGCTGCTCCTCGCCTCCCGCATCGGCCGGCTGGCTCCGCTCGCGGCCGCGCTCCTCGTCACGCTCGCCGCTCTCGTCGGGCTCGGCGCCCTGACCACCGCGACGATGATCGGCCTGGGCGCCGACGCCGGAGGCGCGATCCTCTACGGCGCGGGCGTCTCGGCGCTGGGCGCGGTGCACGCCGGTGCGACCGCGGTGCTCGCCCAGGTCTTCCAGAACACGCGCTCCGTGTGGGCATCTGGGCTCGCGCTCGTCGTCGTCTCGTACATCCTCCGGGGCATCGGCGCGATCCAGGAGAGCTGGGTCATCTGGACCTCCCCGCTCGGCTGGCTCGACGAGATCCGCCCCTTCGGGGACGCCCGTGCCTGGCCGCTGATCCTCTCGGCAGCCACCGCCGCCGCCCTGGCCGCGCTCGCCCTCGCCCTCTCCGCGCGCCACGACGTCGGCGCCGCCCTGCTCCGTCCCCGTAAGGCACCCGCCCGTGCCTCGACGACGCTGCGATCCCCCTTCGGCCTGGCCCTCTACGAGCACCGCGGCCCGATCCTCGGCTGGCTCCTCCTCTCCGTCGTCCTCATGGGCGTCTACGGCGGGCTGACCAAGGAGGTCATCGCCGCACTCGAGGCCAACCCCGACCTCACGGACTTCATCGGCAGCGGCGGCGGCGAGCAGATCCTCGACCGGATCGAGGCGATGTTCGTCCAGATGCAGGCGATGCTCGCCGCGGCGCTCGTCATCCAGGCCGTCGGGTCCCTCCGCAAGGAGGAGGACGCGGGGCGCCTCGAGATGCAGCTCGTCGAGGGCCGCAGCCGCCTCGCCTGGCTCGCCGTGCACGTCCTCGTCGTCACGGTCGGCGCCGTGATGACCCAGCTCCTCGGCAGCCTCGTCCTCGGCTGGACGACGGGTGCGGTCCTTGACGAAGGGGGATGGGTCGGCAAGCTCCTCGGCGCGGGCGTCGCGCAGCTGCCGGTCGTCGTCTTCTTCATCGGCCTGTGCGTCGCCCTCCTCGGGCTGTGGCCGAAGGGGAGGCCGCTCGCCTGGGTCGTCTTCGGCCTCGCGGCCGTCATCGCGTGGATGGGCCCGGGGATGGACCTGCCGCAACGGGTGATCGACGCGTCACCCTTCGCCGCGGTCGGCGCCGTACCCGCGGTCGAGGCCGACGTCACCGCGGCCGTCGTGCTCACCGTGCTCGGGCTCGCCCTCCTCGTCGCGGGCTTCGTCGGCTTCCGCCGGCGCGACGTCCCGCGCGGCTGA
- a CDS encoding nitroreductase, whose translation MEILTSRDEGMSVSEAVASRRSVRAFTDEPVGRAVLEKVLETAQRSASGGNLQPWRVYVLGDEAMALLRAKVAQRLDGDGPPAPPVEYDIYPPSLWSPYRERRFANGEQLYAALEIPREDKPARLGQFARNWDFFGAPVGLMLYVDRGMGRPQWGDLGIWLQSVMLLLREAGLDSCPQEAWSAQHDLVAEVVRPPEELILWSGLAIGYADESAPVNGWRSDRAPLSESVTWLD comes from the coding sequence ATGGAGATCCTCACGAGCCGGGACGAAGGGATGAGTGTCAGCGAGGCGGTCGCGTCGCGACGGTCCGTGCGGGCCTTCACCGACGAACCGGTCGGCCGGGCCGTCCTCGAGAAGGTCCTCGAGACCGCGCAGCGCTCTGCCTCCGGCGGGAACCTCCAGCCGTGGCGGGTCTACGTGCTCGGCGACGAGGCGATGGCGCTGCTCCGGGCGAAGGTCGCCCAGCGGCTCGACGGGGACGGTCCGCCTGCCCCGCCGGTCGAGTACGACATCTACCCGCCGAGCCTGTGGTCGCCCTACCGCGAGCGGCGCTTCGCCAACGGCGAGCAGCTCTACGCGGCGCTGGAGATCCCGCGGGAGGACAAGCCGGCGCGACTGGGGCAGTTCGCGCGGAACTGGGACTTCTTCGGCGCGCCGGTCGGGCTCATGCTCTACGTCGACCGGGGCATGGGGCGCCCGCAGTGGGGCGACCTCGGGATCTGGCTGCAGTCGGTGATGCTCCTGCTCCGCGAGGCGGGGCTCGACTCGTGCCCGCAGGAGGCGTGGAGCGCACAGCACGACCTCGTCGCCGAGGTCGTCCGTCCGCCCGAGGAGCTCATCCTCTGGTCCGGGCTCGCGATCGGGTACGCCGACGAGTCCGCACCGGTCAACGGCTGGCGTAGCGACCGGGCACCGTTGTCGGAGTCCGTCACCTGGCTCGACTGA
- a CDS encoding YncE family protein has protein sequence MYVNTDPLYVRRRRVALGLAVVLVLVLVLVGLVQLAFGGGDEAAEAAPAAVHAPAQDDAVEVAAPAVQPAAEQGEEVGTADSELVRIQRITGGLTPKSVVASPGGLVLAHNMMYSHTITAYRADGARVRTISDALDLADHGVEGHPGTSKGAPVEGAFSPDGRTAWVSQYSMYGTGFEPEGADACRSAKGISNSYVYEVDAQSFEIRRVVEVGAVPKYVAVTPDGSSVLVTNWCSMDLTVIDTQTAKVTKTIPLGGLHPRGIAVTPDSGTAYVTLMGADRTVAVDLGAGTVRTFVDTGDKPRHVNLSPKGDILYVTNSGEATVSKVETATGKVLAEAKTAADPRSTAISPDGSALYTVEYGASRVSKILTEDMSVVDSEATDGLPIGVAYEPTKKRIWVACYSGSIIVFDDSRAAA, from the coding sequence GTGTACGTCAACACCGACCCGCTCTACGTCCGGCGCCGTCGCGTCGCGCTCGGCCTGGCCGTCGTCCTCGTCCTCGTCCTCGTCCTCGTCGGGCTGGTCCAGCTCGCGTTCGGCGGCGGTGACGAGGCCGCCGAGGCGGCCCCGGCAGCGGTGCACGCCCCAGCGCAGGACGACGCGGTCGAGGTGGCCGCGCCGGCCGTGCAGCCGGCGGCGGAGCAGGGGGAGGAGGTCGGCACGGCGGACAGCGAGCTCGTCAGGATCCAACGGATCACCGGTGGCCTCACGCCGAAGTCGGTCGTCGCCTCGCCGGGCGGCCTGGTCCTCGCCCACAACATGATGTACAGCCACACCATCACCGCCTACCGGGCGGACGGTGCTCGGGTGCGGACGATCTCTGACGCCCTCGACCTGGCCGACCATGGCGTGGAGGGGCACCCCGGCACGAGCAAGGGCGCGCCGGTCGAGGGCGCCTTCAGCCCTGACGGACGCACGGCGTGGGTGAGCCAGTACTCCATGTACGGCACGGGGTTCGAGCCCGAGGGTGCCGACGCGTGCCGGTCGGCCAAGGGGATCTCCAACAGCTACGTCTACGAGGTCGATGCGCAGAGCTTCGAGATCCGCCGCGTCGTCGAGGTCGGAGCCGTGCCGAAGTACGTGGCCGTCACACCCGACGGGAGCTCGGTCCTCGTGACGAACTGGTGCTCGATGGACCTCACCGTCATCGACACGCAGACCGCGAAGGTCACCAAGACCATCCCCCTCGGCGGCCTGCACCCACGGGGGATCGCCGTGACCCCGGACAGCGGCACCGCCTACGTCACGCTCATGGGAGCCGATCGGACCGTCGCGGTCGACCTTGGCGCCGGCACGGTGCGGACCTTCGTCGACACGGGCGACAAGCCGCGGCACGTCAACCTCTCGCCGAAGGGCGACATCCTCTACGTGACGAACTCCGGCGAGGCGACGGTGAGCAAGGTCGAGACGGCGACCGGCAAGGTCCTCGCCGAGGCGAAGACCGCCGCAGACCCGCGCTCCACCGCGATCTCCCCGGACGGCTCGGCGCTCTACACCGTCGAGTACGGCGCGTCCCGGGTGAGCAAGATCCTCACCGAGGACATGAGCGTCGTTGACTCCGAGGCCACTGACGGCCTGCCTATCGGCGTCGCCTACGAGCCCACGAAGAAGCGCATCTGGGTGGCGTGCTACAGCGGCTCGATCATCGTCTTCGACGACTCGCGCGCCGCGGCCTGA